CCACCAGCGCGGCCCAGGTGCCCCCGCACAGCAGCGGGGCGGCGGTGGCCAGGACCTGCGGCGCGAGCTCGGACCCGCTCCGGGTCAGCCGCTGCACCAGCTCGAGGTCCTGGTGGAGATCGGCCCCGGCCGGGTACTCGACCACCTGCTCGACGTCCACCCCGTCGAGGTCCTGGCAGTGCTGCACCACGAGGTCCAGCGGCTGCCCGGCCGGCACGTCCAGCAGCAGGTCCAGCACCACGTGGTGCGCGTCCTTGCGCCGGGTCTGCAACCGGTTGATGTCCACGCCCGCCTCGCCCAGCCGGGTCGCGACGCTGCCCAGCACCGTCGCCCCGGTGGCCATCCGGACCCGCATCAGGTGCACGAGAGGCTCCGGCCCGGGCGCGCCTGTGGCGTGCGGTGGTGGTCGGACCTGCGGGGGACGCTGGGCAGGAGGGGCTCCCTCGGTGGAGTGCGGTCCAGGCTCGTGATCAACCGGTCGTCCTCTCATCCTCACAGACGGCTCGGGTCGGAGGGTAGAGGCGGCTGGCCCGTCGCCCGATCCGGCCCGTACCGGGACGGTACCCGTGGGTCGCACGAGTCACACGGGTCACAGCGGGCGGCCGGGGAGGCCCGCTCCCCGAGATCTCGTCGCGCACCCGGGAGACAGCGGGTCCGGGTGGGTAGGGAGGACCACGATCGGTGGTCACGCCCCGATCCGGTCCACGACAGGAGGCCAGAGGTGGCAGCCGTTGAACGCTCTGAGGACGACCTCCTCGCACGGTGGGTGGGTCAGGTCGCCCGCCGGTGGCGGGCGACCGGGGTGTCGGCGCGACGTCGGCTCGACCTGTACAGCCGGCTCGTGGGCCGCCTGACCGAGGTCCGCGTCACCCTCGGCACCACCACCCCGCTCACCAGTGCGGACCCGGCGAGCTTCGCCGACGCGACCGCGGCGGAGTGGTCCGCGGACTGAGCGGGCCGCCGGACCCCGGTCGACCCCGGGCGCCCGGCGGCGAAGCAGGGCGGCTGCGGTCAGCGCCAGAGGTGCAGCGTCGTCGACGCCATCTCCTCGCTGAACCGGCCGCTGGGGCTCGCCTGGTCGAGCAGCCGCCGGAGCTCGGCGTCGAAGGTGGGGAGGCGGTCGCCGAGCAGGTGCGGGGTCGAGCTCGAGAGGGAGTAGACCGAGGCCGCCACCTCCTCGGCCGTCCGTTCGAGGACGCGACCCGGGATCTCGACGCGGTGCGGCCCGGTGAAGCCGGCGGCCCGGTAGACGGCGTCTTCGCCGCCGGGTGTGCCCGCGGCCAGCACCCCGCGCCCGGCTCGTCGCCGGTCGCCGAGGTGCTGGCGCACCAGCCGTCGGATCGCGTCCCGGGGCGGCTGGGGGTGCGGCAGGGCGGCCTCGGTCGGAACGCCCTCGTGGGTCGTCGCGCTGACGTGCACCAGAGCACCCCCCGGGGCGATCAGGCCGCGCAGCGCCGACGCGACCCGGGGTCGGTCCATCCAGTGGAAGGACTGGGCCAGGGTCGCCACGCGGATCTCCGGCAGGCCGGCCGGGAGGTCCTCGCCCCGCAAGTGCCGCCAGCTGACGTGCTCGACGTGCGCCGCGGCCGCGAGCCGGGCGGCCACCGCCGGCACGTCGGCATCCGCGTCGACGCCGATCGCCTCGGCGAACAGCGGGGCGAGGAGCAACGTCAGCGACCCGGGGCCGCAGCCCACGTCGAGGAGCCGGCTCTGCCCGTCGAGCGCCAGCTCGGCCCGGAGCCCTTCGGCGATCTCGGCCGGGTAGGGGGCGCGGCCGACGGCGTAGAACGCTGCGCTCCCGGCGTAGAGCGAGGGGTCCCACGACCACGGCTGGGCGTCCTGCTGCGCCTCGTCGGACGACACCGCTCGAGCATGGCACGGCCTCGCGGGCCGGCGAGTCTCACAGGTCCCGCACAGCCGTGCCCCAGGCTGCTGCCGGGTGCGGGGCCGAGGGTGGCCGCGAGGTCGACCGACCTCGACTCCCCGGACCGAGGACGTCTCCGATGCTCCAGCCCTGCCAGCGACCGGCTCCGCGCCGGTCACCGTCGCCCTGCCCGACCGCCCACCGCCCGGGAGCCCGGGCATGACGCCCCGGGACCTCGGCCCCGGCTTCCACAGCCACGAGACGTTCTTCGTGCTCCCCTTCCTCGCCGCCCTGCTCGTGCTGGTGGCCCTGACCGTCGCCGGGCTGCACCTGGTGCGCTCGGGGAAGCTGTCGCTGGGCGGGCCCGCCCGCCCGGAGGAGGAGGCCAAGCGGGTGCTCGCCGAGCGCTTCGCCCGCGGCGACATCGACGGCGAGGAGTTCATGGAGCGCTCCAGCCTGCTGAACTGGACGCCGGGCGTCGCGGAGGTCCGCCCCCGGCTCCGCCGGCTGCGCCGCTGACGACCTCCGGGCGGTCTGGTGCTGCTCCGTGGTCTCACGCCGCGGCGCAGTGCCGTGACTGCACGGCACTGCGCAGCGAGGTCGTGGCCGGACCGGGTCAGGCCGCCTGGTAGGAGAGGCAGCCGGCGTCCGCGCTGGTGGAGCCGACCGTGATGGAGGGGGCCCGGCACTCCAGGTCCGCGTTGTGCACGCAGTCCTGGCGCTGGCACGCGCCCACCTGGGCGACGACGTCGAGGCCGCCCTTCGCGTTGAGCGAGAGGAAGGTGCCGCAGGCGGCGGAGGAGTTGATCGTGACCGCGTAGGCGTGGCAGCCGTCGTGGTTGTAGGCGCAGCTGGTGGCTGTGCACGCGGTGACGTGCGGCATCTCCAGGGTGGCGGTCATGGTGTCTCCTCCGGGCAGGGTCGGTTGAGCCGAACGTAGCCCTCGAAAGGCGCTCTGACCAGGCAGGTGAGGCTTCGCTCACCGCTGCTGAGGTGAGGCTGCGCTCACCCCGCCGTCGCGCTCACCGGAGCGCCGAGGAAGTCGGCGAAGGGGCGGACGAAGGACGGCCGGGCGATGTTGGCGGCGTTGTGCGAGCAGCCGGGGAGGACCACGGCGCGGCCGCCGGGGATCGCGGCGGCCAGCGCCGCGCAGTTCTCGGCGAAGTAGGTCGAGCTCCGGCTCCCGGCCGCGAGGAGCACCTCGGCGGTGATGCCGGTGTAGTCGCTCGCCGGCCCGTCGTGCTCGGCGATCCGCCGGACCTCGGGCGGCACGGTGGGCAGCAGCTCGACGAAGCGCCGACCGATCGGGGTGCGCAGGAAGGCCCGCGTGAGCAGCTCGGCGGCGGCGTAGGGCAGCTTCGCCCCGGGGTCCTGGGGGTGCACGGCCCGGGCCATGACGGTCATCGCCCGGGCGTGCTGCCCGCGGCTCACGGCCTCCTCGAACGCCTCGAGGAACGCGAAGGACGGGCGACCGTCGACCGACAGCCCCGGGTCGTAGACGGCGATCCGCTCCAGCGGCAGCGCGAGCCCGGCCCGCAGGGCGACGAAACCGCCGCCGCTGTGGCCGAAGACCTGCCGGGCGCCCGTGTGCTCCAGCACCGCGGCGAGGTCCGCCACGTCCGTCGCCACGGTCTCGGTGCCGTCCAGCGGCGGGGAGCCCGGCCGACCGCGCCGGTCGTAGAGGTGCACGGTGCAGCGCTCGGCGAGGGCCGCCGCGAGCCGGTGGTAGTCGCGCGCGGCGATCCCCCCGCCGTGCAGGACGACCACGCCGGGGCCGGAGCCGACGGTGCTGACGAGGATCGTGCCCCCGTCGGCTGAACGGGCCGTGGACTCGAGCATCGGGCCTCCCTGGTGGTGCGAACAATGTTCGCAGTTTAGGCTGGTGCTCGTGCCGGACGCAACCCCCGAGGCCTCCACCGCCGGACCGACCCGTCCGTCGGTCTGGACGCGACCGGACCGGGGAGGCCGTGGCCCGCAGCCGGAGCACAGCCGGGAGGCGATCGCCGCGGCGGCCGTGGCGCTCGCCGACGCCGGGGGGCTGGGCGCGGCGACGATGCGCGCCGTGGCGGCCGCGCTGGGGACCGCCGCCGCCTCCCTCTACCGCTACCTGTCCTCCCGCGACGACCTGCTCGACCTGATGGTCGACGCCGTGCTGGCGGAGCTGCCCCCGGAGCAGCCGCCCGGCCCGGACTGGCTCGAGGACCTCGTCGACCTCGGCCGCGCCCAGCTCGACCTGCACCGGCGCCACCCCTGGCTGCTGGAGGCGGGGCTGCGGGGGACCGCCGTCGGGCCCCACGGCACCGACCACATCGAGCGCTGCCTCCGGCTGATGGCCCCGGCCGGCGCCGGGTCCGCGGCCAGGATGGAGGCCGTCGCGCTGATCACCGGGGTCGTCTCGCTGTTCGCGCGGCCGGCTCCGGTCGACACGCGGGCGCTGGCCCCGGCGGACCTCTTCGCGGTGGCGTCGGCGGACCGGCACCCCCACCTGGTGGCCGCGCTCACCCGACCCACCCCGCCCGGGCCGCGGCCGGACCTCTTCGAGCACACCCTCCGCAGCGTGCTGCGGGGGCTGCTGGTCGAGCCCGGCTGACCGCGCGCGGGCCCGGGGTCAGGCCGGCCCGGTCAGCCGGCGGGCGAGGTGCGTGCCGGTCGGCCCGGCGCGGCGGCGGACGACGTCGGCCGGCGGGCCCGCGTCCACCAGCCGCCCGCCCGCGTCGCCGCCGCCCGGTCCGAGGTCGAGCAGCCAGTCGGCGCCCAGGGCCACGGCGGCGTCGTGCTCGACGACGACCACGGTGCTGCCGGCGTCGACCAGCTCGTGCAGCAGCCGGAGCAGCCGCTCGACGTCGGACGGGTGCAGGCCGGTCGTCGGCTCGTCGAGCAGGTAGAGCGTGCCGGTCAGCCGGGAGCGCTGCAGCTCGGTGGCGAGCTTGATCCGCTGCGCCTCGCCGCCGGAGAGCTCGGTGGCGGGCTGGCCGAGCCGCAGGTAGCCGAGGCCGACGTCACGCAGGGCGGTCAGCCCGCGGACGGCGGCCGGGATGTCGTCCAGGGCCGTGACCGCGTCGTCGACGCTGAGGTCCAGGACGTCGGCGATCGTGCGGCCGCGGTGGGTGACCTCGAGGGTGTCGGCCGCGTAGCGGGAGCCGTGGCAGGTGGGGCAGGGGGCGTAGGTGCCCGGCAGGAACAGCATCCGGACGACCAGGAACCCCTCGCCCTTGCAGGTGGGGCAGCGACCGGCCGCGACGTTGAAGGAGAACCAGCTCGCCGTCCAGCGGCGGCGGCGGGCCTCGGGGGTGCGGGCGAAGACGGTCCGCACCGCGTCGAAGAGCCCGGTGTAGGTGGCCAGGTTCGAGCGCGGGGTGCGACCGATCGGCCGCTGGTCCACCACGACGAGCCGGCGGACCGCCGCCAACCCGTCGACCCGGCCGACCGACCAGCCGATCCCGGGACCGGCGTCGGCGACCGGGCCGCCCTCCTGCGGGGCGTCGTCGGCGTCCTCCGGCGCCGGTTCCTCCTCGTCGACGTCGGCGGGCAGCCCGAGGTGCGCCCGGACGACCTCGGCCAGGACCTGCGTGACCAGCGTCGACTTGCCGGCGCCCGACACCCCGGTGACCACCGTGAAGGCGCCGAGCGGCAGCGCGACGTCGAGGCCGCGCAGGTTGTGCGCCGTGACCCCCGTCAGGGACAGCCAGCCGCTCGGCGCCCGCGGCGCCGGCCGGAGCCGGGGGCGGTGCGCGGGGTCGAGGAAGCGGCGGGTCGCCGAGGCCGGCACGGCCTGCAGGCCCGCCACCGGCCCGCTGTGCAGCACCCGGCCGCCGGCGCCGCCCGCCCCGGGTCCGACGTCGACCAGCCAGTCCGCCCCGCGCACCAGCTCGAGGTCGTGCTCGACCAGCAGCACGGTGTTGCCCGCGTCGCGGAGCCCCAGCAGCACCGCCCACAGGGCTTCGGTGTCGGCGGGGTGCAGCCCGGCGGAGGGCTCGTCGAGGACGTAGACCACGCCGAACAGGCCGGACCGGAGCTGGGTGGCCAGCCGGAGCCGCTGCAGCTCGCCCGACGACAGGGTCGGCACGGCCCGGTCCAGCGCCAGGTAGCCGAGCCCCAGGTCGACGACGAGCTCGCTGCGGCCCAGCAGGTCGGCCAGCACCGTGCCCGCCGTGCTCTCCGGCTCGTGCTCCGCCGCCGCGGCGCGGAGCACCGCGGTGAGCTCGGCCAGCGGTCGCGCGGCCAGGTCGGCGATGTCCTGCCCGGCGAAGGTGACGGCGAGCGCCTCCGGCCGGAGCCGCCGCCCACCGCAGACCGGGCAGGGGGTGGCGTCGAGGTAGCCGCGGAGCCGGCGGCGCACCGGCGCCGACCGGGTCGACGCGAAGGTCTCGAGGACGTGGGCGCGGACGCTGGTCCACCGGCCCTGGTAGGGCCGCTGGATGCGGCCGGCCTCGCGCTCGGCGTGCACGGTGACGACGGGCTGCTCGTCGGTGAACAGGATCCACCGCCGTGCCTCCGGGTCCAGCTCGCGCCACGGACGGTCGACGTCGTGGCCCAGGGTGGCGAGGATGTCCCGGAAGTTCTTCCCCAGCCAGGCGCCCGGCCAGGCGGCCACGGCGCCCTGGCGGATGCTCAGCGACGGGTCGGGCACGACGGAGGACTCGCTCACGTCGTAGGTCACGCCGACGCCGTGGCAGTGCGGGCAGGCGCCGGCCGCCGTGTTCGCGGAGAAGGCGTCGGAGTCCAGCCGCTCGGCCCCGGCCGGGTAGGTCCCGGCGCGCGAGAACAGCATGCGCAGCGAGTTGGACAGCGTGGTCACCGTGCCGACCGACGAGCGCGACGACCCGGCGGCCCGCTGCTGCTGCAGGGCGACGGCGGGCGGCAGCCCGGTCACCGACGTCACCCGCGGCACCCCGGCCTGCTGGATCAGCCGCCGCGCGTAGGGCGCCACCGACTCCAGGTAGCGACGCTGGGCCTCGGCGAAGACGGTGCCGAAGGCGAGCGAGGACTTGCCGGACCCGGAGATGCCGGTGACGGCGACGACGGCCTCCCGCGGCAGCCGGACGTCCACGTCGCGCAGGTTGTGCTCCCGCGCCCCCCGGACCTCGATGAAGGCGTCGCGCGGCACCGGCTCAGTATCGGCCCTCGCCCTTCGACAGGCTCAGGGGGCGGGGGCGGGGGCGGTGGGCGTCCAGCCGAGCGCCGGTCCCAGGTGGGCGGCGATGTCGGTGAGGATCTGGACGTAGTCCTCGGGCTCGAAGCTGAACGGCAGGGCGAAGGCCACCTCGTCGACCTCCCGGAAGCCGGCGTGGGCGTGCAGCTGCTCCGCGATCTGCTCGGCCGGCCCCACCAGGTCCTCGGCGAAGAGCAGCCGACCGGGTCCCTGCGGGACCCCGACCCGGCCCCGGCGGCCGGCGGCGTACTGCTCGTACCTCTGCCGCTGGGCCGGCGTGGCCGAGTCGGTGGGGATGACGACGAGGCCCTGGGACACCCGGGCCCGCTCGCCGTCGGGGTGGGCGGCGCGGAAGGCGCGGACCTGCGTCTGCTGGATGGCGGCGAAGTCGACCGAGTCCTCGGCCTTGACCACGCTGCTGGTGAGGAAGTTCATCCCGTGCTCGCCGGCCCACCGCGCCGAGCGCAGGCTGGCACCGCCGTACCAGAGCCGGCGGGCCAGACCGGGGGAGTGCGGCTGCACGCGGTCGGAGAACACCTCGATGCCCTCGACGCCGCTCCAGTCCGTGGCGGGCTCGCCGCGCACCAGCCGGAGCAGCCGCTCGACCCGGCCGTAGCCGAAGTCCTCGCGGTCGGCGGTGTCGGGGTACAGCGCACGCTGCACCCGCTCCCACTGCATCGGCGGGCCGACGCTGACGCCGGGGTTGAGCCGTCCGCCGGAGAGCAGGTCGACGGTGGCCAGGTCCTCGGCCAGCCGCAACGGGTTCTCCCAGCCCAGCGGGATGACGGCGGTGCCCAGCTCGATGCGGTGGGTGCGCTGACTCGCCGCCGCCAGCACCGCGACGGGGGAGGAGATCCCGTGCTGCAGGTGGCGGTGCCGCACCCACGCGCTGTCGTAGCCGAGCTGCTCGCCGAGCGCGATCACGTCGAGGGTCGCCCGGTGCCCCGGTCCGGGGTCGGCCGGGTCGAAGACGCCGATGGTCAGGAAGCCGAGCTTGCGCAGCGGCTGGCCGGGCAGGGGCACGGAGTGGTCCTTCCGGGACGGGTCAGTTGAGGCGGGAGACGGCGAAGAGCTCGGCCAGCCGTCCCTCGGGCAGGCCGGCGAGCGCCGCGTTGCCGGCGTTCCAGCCGCGCAGCATCTCCTCCAGGCCCGCGCCCTGGTGACCGGTCTGGGACGTGTGCGCGGTGAGGGCGGCGACCTTGCGGTCGAACCGGTCGGTGATGTCGACGGCGTGCGGGAGCTCGGGGTGGCCCATCAGCCACAGCTCGGTGACCTTCCACGGCTCGAGGCCCTGCTCGAGCAGCTCCGGCCAGGCGAAACGGTTCTCCGCGGCCGGGTAGACGGCCCGCACGGTCGCCTCGCCCGCGGCCAGGTGGTCGGGGTGGGAGGCCTGCAGCCGCTGGTAGAGCCGCTGCGGCGACTGCGTCAGCACCCGCTGCGGCCGGACCTGCCGGATCACCTCGACGACGGCGCGCTGCAGCTCCCACGAGGGCTCCAGCCAGCCGTCGCTCCAGCCGTCCAGGAAGCGGACGTCGGTCACCCCCAGCTCGGCCGAGGCGGCCTGCTGCTCCCGCTCGCGGATCGCGGGCATCTGCTCGCGCGGGGTGTCGTCGAAGCCGCCCTGCTCGCCCCGCGTGCAGAGCAGCAGGGTCACCTCGACGCCCGCGGCGACCCAGCCGGCCAACGTGCCGGCGGCGCCGAAGTCGGCGTCGTCCGGGTGCGCGGTGACCACGAGGGCCCGTTGCACCTCCGCGTCGGGCACGGGCTCGGCCCAGCCGTAGGGGTTCGGGCGCGCGGGCGGCTGGTCGGTCACCCGCTCACCCTAGGCGGGGCCCGACGCCGACGTGCGGCCCCGGGGTGGAGCCCCGGGGCCGCACGACCGAGGACGTCAGCTCCGCCGGAGCGGGACGAACGCCTTCGGGCTGACGGTCACGACCTGACCGGCCGCGGGGATGCCGAGGAAGCCCGCGATCGACCAGGCCGAGGCGTAGAGCTTCCCGTCCCGCACCAGCAGACCGCTCGGCATGGTCACCTGCGCGTAGCTGCGCTTGTGCGCGGAGCTGGGCTCGCGCTTGACGATCTGGCCGACCGCGCTGGGGTCGAACCCGGGCGGCGGCGGGTCGTCGCCCTCCGGTGCGCCCTGGAGCAGCTCGGAGACGTACACGTTGCCCTTCTTGTCCACGGCCACGCCGGTCGGGGAGGTGAAGCCGCCGATCGTGTAGACCAGCTTCCCGGTCTTCGGGTCGACCTTGTAGACGCGGCCCTGGCCGCGGACCTCGGAGGTCAGCGCCGAGACGTAGAGCAGGCCGTCGGGACCGTAGGCCAGGCCGGTGGGGACCGCGTCGCAGCCCTTGCCGCTCGCGTTGTTGTTCGGCTGGTCCGCGCAGGCGCCGGTGACCTGGGTCGGGGGGACGAAGAAGGTCGACACCCTGCCCTTGCGGTCCACCTTGAGGACGGTGTTCGCCCCCGCGTCGGCCACCAGCAGGAAGCCGTTCTTGCTGCGGTCGCGGAGCACGTAGTAGGGGTTCGACAGGGCGTCGAGGGGTGCATCGTCGGGGCCGAACTGGGTCTGCCCGTCCGGGTTGGCCTTCAGCTCGTAGGCCAGCAGGTCGGCGAACAGCGTCGGCTTCTCCCCGGGCCGGGCGACCATGATGGCCGGCCGCGCGTCCCCTGCGGGGGCGTCCGGGGCCGGCCCGCCGGTCGCCACGTAGATCTTGCCGCCCACCTTGGCCACCCCCTGCGGGCTGGCCAGACCGGAGACGACGACGGACTTCGCGCCGGTCCGCGGGTTGACGCGCGTGATCTCACCCGAGTCGGACTCCGCGACGTAGAGCCGGCCGCCGTTCGCGCTGACCTGGCGGGGACCGTCGAGGCCGCGGGTCACCACCTTCACGGTCCCGGCCTTCGCCGGCGCGCTGTCGGCCCATCCCGGCGTCGCGACCAGCGCGACGGCACAGGTGGCCGCGGCCAGCACGAGGACCGGTCTGCTCCTTCTGAACATGCTTCCCCCCAAGGGTTCGTCGGGCCGCGCCGGGCACAGGCGCGGTCAGGGGCGACGCTAGTGAGGGCCCCGTGGCCCGGGGTGAGAGGTGAGAAAGTTGCCCACGACGTTCCCGGTGTGTTCACCGGGGAGCGTCCGACCCCCTCCGACGGCGCCGCGACGCGCCGGTGCCTTGACCGCTATTCGCACACGTGTTCGATACTGGGGCATGGCCACCCGGGACAACCTGCTCTCCTCCGTCCTGCACGGGACGGCCTGGCGGGCCGCGGTCGAGCACCGCTCCATCGACGACGCCCTCGTCGAGCTCCGCGCGCTCGCCCGCGGTCGCGACGACGTGCTGGCGGAGGCGGCCGGGGTGACGGCCGGTTCCTGGATGGCCTGGCCCGAGGTCCGCGTCGGCCACGAGCTGGTGGTCGCCGGACTGCTGGTGATGGCGGCCGAGCGGCTGGACTACGACCTCCTCGCGCACTGGGTGCGGGTGGGCTACGAACGGGGCCTGCAGGCCCGCCGGCCGGTGCACGGCGAACCGCTCGGGAACGGGATCGACTGAGCCGCCGGACGAGGGCGTCTGCTTGGGTGGGGTCGTGCACATCGATCTGAGCGGCCGGACCGCCCTGGTGACGGGCTCGACGCAGGGCATCGGGGCCGCCATCGCCGCCGGCCTGGCGGGGGCGGGCGCCCGCGTCGGCGTCAACGGGCGCACCCCGGAGTCCGTCGGCCGCGCGGTCGCGGAGCTGCGGCAGCGGCTGCCGGCCGCCGACCTGGTCGAGGTGGCGGCCGACGTCACCACCGAGGAGGGCACCGCCCGCGCCCTCGCGCTGCTGCCCGACGTGGACGTGCTGGTCAACAACCTGGGCATCTTCGAGGCGACGCCGGCCCTGGAGATCGACGACGCGGCGTGGCGGCGCTACTTCGAGGTCAACGTGCTGACCGCCGTGCGGTTGACGCGGGCCCACCTGCCGGGCATGACCGCGCGCGGCTGGGGGCGGGTGCTGAACATCGCCAGCGACTCGGCCGTGGTCATCCCCGTCGAGATGATCCACTACGGCACGTCCAAGACGGCGCTGCTGGCCGTCTCCCGCGGGTTCGCCAAGGAGGCCGCGGGCACCGGCGTCACCGTCAACGCCGTCATCGCCGGGCCGACGCACACGGGGGGCGTCGAGGCCTTCGTCCGCTCGCTGGTGGGCGACGAGCTGCCCTGGGACCAGGCGCAGCGGGAGTTCATGCGCCACCACCGACCCCAGTCGCTGATCCAGCGGCTGATCGAACCTGAGGAGATCGCGAACATGGTCACCTATCTCGCCTCGCCGCTGGCGTCGGCGACCACCGGCGGCGCGCTGCGCGTCGACGGCGGCTACGTCGACGGGATCCTCCCGTGAGCCTCGAGCCCGGGGTCCGGGCCGAGCTGCGGGTGCACACGCTGTCCACCGGGGCGGACCAGCTGGTGCTGGCCACCGACGCCCACGTCGAGGCGCCGAACTGGACGCCGGACGGGAGGTGGCTGGTCGTCAACGCCGACGGACGCGTCTACCGCATCCCGGTGGGGGGTGGCGCGCTGGAGCTGGTCGAGACCGCGCCCCTCGACCAGCTCAACAACGACCACGTGCTGAGCCCGGACGGGCGGACCCTGTACCTGTCCTCGTCCTCGGACGGGCACCTCTACCGGGTGCCGCTCACCGGCGGCCGACCGGAGCGGATCACCAACGACCGCGGGCCCGGGTTCACCCACTACCTGCACGGTGTCTCCCCGGACGAGACGATGCTGGCCTACGTCGGCGTGCAGACCGACGAGCAGGGCCGGCGCACCAGCAACATCTTCACCGTCCCCAGCGCCGGCGGCGCCGACGAGCAGCTGACCCGCACGACCGCGCCCACGGACGGGCCGGAGTACAGCCCGGACGGCGCGTGGGTCTACTTCAACAGCGAGCTGCGGCCCGAGGGTGCGCCGGCCGCGGCGCCCGGGCACGCGCAGGTCTTCCGGATGCGCCCGGACGGCAGCGGCATCAGCCAGCTCACCGACGACGAGGCGGTGAACTGGTTCCCGCACGTGTCCCCGGACGGGACGACGGTGCTGGTGCTCAGCTTCCCGCCCGGGACGACCGGTCACCCGGGCGGACGCCAGGTGCGGTTGCGGACGATGGGCCCGGCCGGGGAGGACCTGCGCGACGTGCTCGCCTTCCGCGGCGGCCAGGGCACGGTCAACGTCAACAGCTGGGCGCCCGACTCCGACCGCTTCGCCTACGTCGCCTACCCCGCGACGACGTGACTTAGGACCCTGGTGCCGGGCCCCGGCGGCCGCTACCGTCAGGCCGACACCGTGGTGGTCACGACCGCTCGCCAGTCCCGGTTGACGACGGGGGATCACCGTCAGACACAGGACGAGGACGACCTCGGCGCTCGGGGGTCAGACGTGGTCCGGCTCCGCCGGACCGTTCGCCGGACCTCGAGTCGCCGGAGCTCGAGGTCCGCCGGCGCCCCCGTTGCCTGAGCTCGTCGGAGGCCCTTCGACAAGTTCAGGGCGCGGACGACAGCGGGCGCAGAGGAGTGCTCAGGGGCCCGACGTCGCCGCCAGCACCACGAAGAGCGGGATCAGCCGCTCGGGGGGCACCTGGTGCTGGCCGCGGGTGGTGACGCGGAGCCAGCCGCCGCCGACCAGCTGGCGCAGGTGGTGGTAGATCTGCCCCGTGGTGCCCAGCCCGTCCGCGTGCGCCAGCTCGGCCGCGGTGCGGGCGCGGCCGGTGGCCACGAGCTGCAGGATCTGCATCCGGGACGGGTGGCCGAGGGCGGCCAGGGCGGGGACCGAGGTGGTCCAGTCCGTGGTCGTCAGGTCCTCGGCGCCGCGGGTGATCTGCCAGGAGACGGGGGCGCCGTCGGCGTCGGCCGCCGTGCCGCCGAAGGCCAC
The window above is part of the Friedmanniella luteola genome. Proteins encoded here:
- a CDS encoding SDR family NAD(P)-dependent oxidoreductase, which translates into the protein MHIDLSGRTALVTGSTQGIGAAIAAGLAGAGARVGVNGRTPESVGRAVAELRQRLPAADLVEVAADVTTEEGTARALALLPDVDVLVNNLGIFEATPALEIDDAAWRRYFEVNVLTAVRLTRAHLPGMTARGWGRVLNIASDSAVVIPVEMIHYGTSKTALLAVSRGFAKEAAGTGVTVNAVIAGPTHTGGVEAFVRSLVGDELPWDQAQREFMRHHRPQSLIQRLIEPEEIANMVTYLASPLASATTGGALRVDGGYVDGILP
- a CDS encoding TolB family protein, with translation MSLEPGVRAELRVHTLSTGADQLVLATDAHVEAPNWTPDGRWLVVNADGRVYRIPVGGGALELVETAPLDQLNNDHVLSPDGRTLYLSSSSDGHLYRVPLTGGRPERITNDRGPGFTHYLHGVSPDETMLAYVGVQTDEQGRRTSNIFTVPSAGGADEQLTRTTAPTDGPEYSPDGAWVYFNSELRPEGAPAAAPGHAQVFRMRPDGSGISQLTDDEAVNWFPHVSPDGTTVLVLSFPPGTTGHPGGRQVRLRTMGPAGEDLRDVLAFRGGQGTVNVNSWAPDSDRFAYVAYPATT
- a CDS encoding winged helix-turn-helix domain-containing protein; translated protein: MDARDQALADLEERVRRLEARLGGDEPREEPAAGGTAADTFWLLDALRERDLAAAVAFGGTAADADGAPVSWQITRGAEDLTTTDWTTSVPALAALGHPSRMQILQLVATGRARTAAELAHADGLGTTGQIYHHLRQLVGGGWLRVTTRGQHQVPPERLIPLFVVLAATSGP